Proteins encoded in a region of the Isosphaeraceae bacterium EP7 genome:
- a CDS encoding trypsin-like peptidase domain-containing protein yields MRWVISVTAAAMGMLACWCPAAHADEADVIELKDGHQIVGDVVSEKSGTIYIDIGFDVVRIPRESIVSRRKADEKPTTIQATAREAQDETDSTGFFSTGKPKPANVKDLVHTFGEAVISIETPSGKGSGFILNRDGYAVTNAHVIEGETRVSVVLYQNVPGGLARRRIENVEIAAINPFVDLALLKLPPQKDLKLGHVVLGNLDDLNAGDGVFAVGNPLGLERSVSQGILSTRNRNFEGKIYLQTDAAINPGNSGGPLFNLKGEVVGVTNMKATQGDNLGFAIPISYVKDFLRNREAFSYDKDNPNTGYRYLDPPRRMRRGMPDSSEEKPKAG; encoded by the coding sequence ATGCGTTGGGTGATCTCGGTGACAGCCGCGGCCATGGGGATGCTCGCCTGTTGGTGCCCCGCCGCGCACGCGGATGAGGCCGACGTGATCGAGCTGAAGGACGGTCATCAGATCGTCGGCGACGTGGTGTCCGAAAAGTCGGGCACGATCTATATCGACATCGGCTTCGACGTCGTCCGGATACCTCGCGAGAGCATTGTCTCCCGTCGAAAGGCCGACGAGAAGCCGACGACGATTCAGGCTACCGCCCGCGAAGCCCAGGATGAGACCGACTCAACCGGGTTCTTCTCGACGGGCAAGCCCAAGCCGGCCAATGTCAAGGACCTGGTCCATACCTTCGGCGAGGCGGTCATCTCGATCGAGACCCCGTCGGGCAAAGGTTCGGGCTTCATTCTCAATCGCGACGGCTACGCGGTGACCAATGCCCATGTCATCGAAGGGGAAACCCGGGTTTCGGTGGTCCTGTACCAGAACGTCCCCGGCGGCCTGGCCCGGCGGCGGATCGAGAACGTCGAGATTGCCGCGATCAACCCCTTCGTCGACCTGGCGCTCCTAAAGCTCCCGCCGCAGAAAGACTTGAAACTTGGCCACGTCGTGCTAGGTAACCTCGATGATCTGAACGCGGGCGACGGCGTCTTCGCCGTGGGCAATCCGCTCGGGCTGGAACGCAGCGTCTCTCAGGGGATCCTCAGCACCCGCAATCGCAACTTCGAAGGCAAGATCTACCTCCAGACCGACGCCGCGATCAACCCGGGCAACTCCGGCGGTCCGCTGTTCAATCTCAAGGGGGAGGTCGTCGGCGTGACCAACATGAAGGCCACGCAGGGCGACAATCTCGGCTTCGCGATCCCGATCAGCTACGTGAAAGACTTCCTGCGCAACCGTGAAGCGTTCTCCTACG